The following nucleotide sequence is from Zea mays cultivar B73 chromosome 1, Zm-B73-REFERENCE-NAM-5.0, whole genome shotgun sequence.
ACAAGTTCCGGACCACTCGGTATGTGGCCCAGGATTCGTGTATCTCTAGTTACATTTGTTATTTTTATATCAAAAAATATTAAAAGTATTATAACTAATGGACCGACTAAAGACGTGATCGAATACTGAATCCGCACCTGTCCACTTTAGggtttgttcggttagctctcaatccatgtggattgtgtGAGATTGGGTAAGTTTAAATCTCAAGTAAGTCAAATTTTTTCTTAACTTTCTTCAATCCATCCAATTCATGGGTAatgggattaaccgaacaaggccttagatgTCTTTCATAATGTTATAGGCTAGTAATTTACACATAGATTTAGGTGATATAGCTGATGTTTCTTGCAAGATGGAAAATGTATGATCAACATTTTTGGAAATAAAACATACAATATATAAGTCCAATGCCTATTATATTATCGCCAACATTGATCCATGATTTTTTTTATCCGAtgttcttcattttcttcctcgCATATGTCGTGAGAACTACTACTTAACATGGTGCCTATATATGTATTAACAACAGAAAAAGATACATTCAAACCTATACAGTAATTAATTAACTTTCCACCCCTGCTGTTCCAGGAGCGAAGGAGGTAGCACAGAGCAGGAGAGGCGACTTGCGGCGGACACCGAGGCCATGTGCCTCTGTCATGTCAACCTCACGGGTGCCCTCCTGCAGGGACCAGTCGAAGTGATAGAGGAGCTGCACGAGCGCCATCTCCAAGACAGGCATGCCATAGGAGATCCCAGGGCACATCCTCCGCCCAGCACCGAACGGTATGTACTCGTAGCTACCTCCCATGAAGTCGGTGGCGTTGCCCTCGAACCGCTCGGGCTTGAACTCCTCGGCGTCCTCCCAGTACCTGGGGTCCCTTCCAACCGCCCACGCGTTGACGACGACCCGGGACCTCGCCGGGATCGTGTAGCCCTCGATCTCGCACGCGTCGACGCTCTCCCGGGGCACCAGCAGCGGCACCGGCGGGTGCAGCCGGAGCGTCTCCTTGATCACCAGCGTCAGGTACGGCAGGCTAGCCGCCTGGATGTCGGCCTCCGTGACGTCGGCGCCCGCCGGCTGCTTGCCGCGGAACGCCTCCCGGATCTCGCGCTGCAGCTTGCGCATCACCCTCCCGTTCCGCATCAGCTCCGACATGCCCCAGTCCAGGGTCGACGCCAGCGTCCCCGTCCCCGCCGTGAACATGTCGAATATGATCGCTTTGATGCTGTTCCTGTTGAGTTGGAACGACCCGGAGGACGCTCGCTCCTGCAAGCCGATGAGGAGGTCGACGAGGTTCTCGTCGTCGTCGGCGTCCTCGTCGGCTGTTTGGCCGCCTTGGACAGAACCAGAACCAGACCTCGCCTGCTGCTTCTCGTCCCGGGCACGTCTCCTCTCCTCGATGACTTCCTCCAGGGTGGAGTCCACCGTCCTGTGCACGTCCTCCAGCGTGCGCCGCATGCCGGTCACCGCGGCGAGCACGGGCCGCCAGGTGGGGAAGAGGTCGGGGATCCTGAACCCGCTGGACAGCGCGACCCCGGCTTTCATCGCCGTCAGGAAGCCGCCGGCGTTCCTGTGCTTGCTG
It contains:
- the LOC103636896 gene encoding premnaspirodiene oxygenase translates to MEAFHPLLVSAIAAVALVHILRHLLRRPSKASRHPPGPWKLPVIGSMHHLVNVLPHRALRDLARVHGPLMMLQLGETPLVVASSREMARQVLKTHDANFATRPRLLSGQIVLYGWADILFSPSGEYWRKLRQLCAAEVLSPKRVLTFRHIREQEMASHVERIRAAGPSTAVDLSEMFYSLAISIVSRASFGSKHRNAGGFLTAMKAGVALSSGFRIPDLFPTWRPVLAAVTGMRRTLEDVHRTVDSTLEEVIEERRRARDEKQQARSGSGSVQGGQTADEDADDDENLVDLLIGLQERASSGSFQLNRNSIKAIIFDMFTAGTGTLASTLDWGMSELMRNGRVMRKLQREIREAFRGKQPAGADVTEADIQAASLPYLTLVIKETLRLHPPVPLLVPRESVDACEIEGYTIPARSRVVVNAWAVGRDPRYWEDAEEFKPERFEGNATDFMGGSYEYIPFGAGRRMCPGISYGMPVLEMALVQLLYHFDWSLQEGTREVDMTEAHGLGVRRKSPLLLCATSFAPGTAGVES